A genomic window from Paraburkholderia phytofirmans OLGA172 includes:
- a CDS encoding NAD(P)/FAD-dependent oxidoreductase, whose protein sequence is MNAPTPGFNTLDRRADALIANSYYEASATRLFADDPTLDGALEADVCVIGAGFSGLSVALECRARGLSVVVLDAHRPGWGASGRNGGQTLVGFAKDEIIERQLGLDGARAAWAMSVEGVALVRERIERYGIDCDFTAGYLTVATKPKRVPDLRSWMESASQRWGYTKLSWLDTDEVRSRVASQRYLAGVYDPFSGHLHPLKYCLGLADAARREGAQLFAHSPVIEVVRGARPVVRTASGEVRCRFVAACGNATIGDVLPAPVAARIAPIASYIVATEPLGKARADALIKGREAICDNNFFLDYFRLSADHRVLFGGRASSTGASPVQLGEEIRKRMIGVFPQLGDVRIDYAWGGFVDVTRNRAPDFGSIDPNYFYVQGFSGHGVALTGIAGRVIAKAMAGETAAFDLFAQLRHARFPGGPALRGPALELGMMYHRILELF, encoded by the coding sequence ATGAATGCTCCGACGCCTGGCTTTAACACCCTCGACCGCCGCGCCGATGCGCTGATCGCCAACTCCTACTACGAAGCGAGCGCCACGCGTCTGTTTGCCGACGATCCGACGCTCGACGGCGCCCTGGAGGCCGACGTCTGTGTGATCGGCGCGGGCTTCTCCGGTTTGTCGGTGGCCTTGGAATGCCGGGCGCGCGGGTTATCGGTGGTCGTACTCGACGCGCACCGTCCGGGTTGGGGCGCATCGGGCCGCAACGGCGGCCAGACCCTGGTCGGCTTCGCGAAAGACGAGATCATCGAACGTCAGCTCGGTCTCGACGGCGCGCGTGCTGCGTGGGCGATGTCGGTGGAGGGTGTCGCTTTGGTGCGCGAGCGCATCGAGCGTTACGGCATCGATTGCGATTTCACCGCCGGCTATCTGACGGTGGCGACCAAACCGAAGCGCGTACCGGATTTGCGTTCGTGGATGGAGTCGGCCTCGCAACGCTGGGGCTATACGAAACTCTCGTGGCTCGATACCGATGAAGTGCGTTCACGCGTCGCTTCGCAACGCTATCTGGCCGGCGTCTACGATCCGTTTTCCGGCCATCTGCATCCGCTCAAATACTGCCTCGGCCTCGCCGATGCGGCACGCCGTGAAGGCGCCCAACTGTTCGCGCATTCGCCGGTAATCGAAGTCGTGCGCGGTGCGCGGCCTGTAGTGCGTACCGCTAGCGGCGAGGTGCGCTGCCGCTTCGTCGCGGCGTGCGGCAATGCGACGATCGGCGATGTATTGCCCGCGCCGGTGGCCGCGCGCATCGCGCCGATTGCGTCGTATATCGTCGCCACGGAGCCGCTAGGCAAAGCGCGTGCGGACGCCCTGATCAAAGGGCGCGAGGCGATTTGCGACAACAACTTCTTTCTCGATTACTTCCGTCTGTCGGCTGATCATCGCGTGCTGTTCGGCGGGCGCGCGAGTTCGACCGGCGCGTCGCCCGTGCAACTCGGCGAAGAGATTCGCAAGCGCATGATCGGCGTGTTCCCGCAACTCGGCGATGTGCGAATCGACTATGCGTGGGGCGGTTTTGTCGACGTGACGCGCAATCGCGCACCCGATTTCGGCTCGATCGATCCGAACTATTTCTACGTGCAAGGCTTTTCCGGGCACGGCGTCGCGTTGACCGGCATCGCCGGACGCGTGATTGCGAAAGCCATGGCCGGCGAGACGGCGGCCTTCGATCTGTTCGCACAGTTGCGGCATGCGCGCTTTCCGGGCGGTCCGGCACTGCGTGGGCCGGCGCTAGAACTCGGGATGATGTATCACCGGATTCTCGAGTTGTTCTAG
- a CDS encoding LysR family transcriptional regulator gives MKHNAKARTPLFDLDLLKAIVMVADCGTFTAASARLHSTQSTVSQKVRRLEDMAGHKLLERGSRDVTPTDAGETLLAYARRMLALNDEMIEALSGATVGLTVRLGVPEDFVGGPTTHMLAAFNRKHPQVKLEVTSGLSRDLSNSYDRGDLDLILVKQRRNSREAVACWPEQLRWIDSAKSPSIQLDPIPIVAFPPRGLYRDDMTNAIEGLGRRWRMSFISSSLSGIQAAVADGLGISLLPARAVTADHVVLTPKSGLPAIETMDIALLHRPTADAAVKELARALARMFGPQRR, from the coding sequence ATGAAACACAACGCCAAAGCACGTACACCGTTGTTCGATCTGGATCTGCTGAAGGCCATTGTCATGGTGGCCGATTGCGGCACGTTTACTGCGGCTTCCGCACGGCTTCATTCCACCCAGTCCACCGTGAGCCAGAAAGTGCGGCGCCTGGAGGACATGGCAGGACACAAGCTTCTCGAGCGAGGCAGTCGCGACGTAACGCCGACCGATGCCGGCGAAACCTTGCTCGCCTATGCACGCCGGATGCTGGCCCTCAACGATGAAATGATCGAGGCGCTGTCGGGCGCGACGGTGGGGCTAACTGTCCGGCTGGGCGTGCCGGAAGATTTCGTCGGCGGCCCGACAACCCATATGCTCGCCGCGTTCAACCGCAAGCATCCGCAGGTCAAGCTGGAAGTGACCAGCGGATTGAGCCGCGACCTGAGCAACAGCTACGATCGCGGCGACCTCGATCTGATCCTCGTGAAGCAGCGGCGCAACAGCCGCGAGGCGGTCGCGTGCTGGCCGGAGCAATTGAGGTGGATCGACAGTGCGAAGAGCCCTTCGATCCAGCTTGATCCGATTCCCATCGTCGCGTTTCCGCCGCGCGGGCTGTACCGTGACGACATGACCAATGCGATCGAAGGGCTCGGACGCCGCTGGCGGATGAGCTTCATCAGTTCGAGTTTGAGCGGAATCCAGGCGGCCGTTGCCGATGGTCTCGGCATCAGTCTCCTGCCCGCGCGCGCGGTGACGGCGGACCACGTCGTGCTGACACCGAAAAGCGGGCTGCCTGCAATCGAAACCATGGATATCGCGCTGCTTCACCGCCCGACAGCCGATGCCGCCGTCAAGGAACTCGCGCGTGCGTTGGCGCGTATGTTCGGGCCGCAGCGCCGATGA
- a CDS encoding amidohydrolase family protein, producing MTRSLLLSNVRLADGQTVSVSIADGRIAALGPQVDAQPGALAEDGGGALLLPGFVEGHTHLDKSHWGRSWYRNEVGPALIDRINNEREWRKTSGHDAAVHSLALARAFVQAGTTRLRTHVDVDTDARLRYIEGVLNTRQSMRDVLDMQIVAFPQSGMLIRPGTVELLGSALAAGADVLGALDPALIDGDPVASLNATFGLAERYRKPIDIHLHEPGEVGAFTLKLLLDRVEAMGMQGQVVVSHAFCLGALPERERDALLERIAHLRVALLTSAPPSCPVPPLKLCRDKGITIFGGNDGIRDTWSPYGVPDMLERAMLIGMRYDLRRDDDLAIAFDCVSDAAARCCGFADYGLRVGARADLVLVDAECVAHAVAARPKRKLVMANGRIVARDGELVDAV from the coding sequence ATGACTCGCTCTCTTCTGCTCTCCAATGTCCGGCTGGCTGACGGCCAGACGGTTTCCGTATCCATCGCCGACGGTCGCATCGCGGCGCTCGGGCCGCAGGTCGACGCGCAACCCGGCGCGCTGGCCGAGGACGGCGGCGGCGCGTTGCTGCTGCCGGGTTTCGTCGAAGGGCACACGCACCTCGACAAAAGCCACTGGGGCCGGTCGTGGTATCGCAACGAGGTCGGACCCGCACTGATCGACCGGATCAATAACGAGCGCGAATGGCGCAAGACGTCGGGACACGATGCGGCCGTCCACTCGCTCGCGCTAGCGCGGGCATTCGTGCAGGCAGGCACGACGCGCCTGCGCACCCATGTCGACGTCGATACCGACGCGCGGCTGCGCTACATCGAAGGTGTGCTCAACACGCGCCAATCGATGCGCGATGTGCTGGACATGCAGATCGTCGCGTTTCCCCAATCGGGGATGTTGATCCGTCCCGGCACGGTCGAACTGCTCGGCAGCGCGCTCGCCGCAGGCGCCGACGTACTCGGCGCGCTCGATCCTGCCTTGATCGACGGCGACCCCGTCGCGTCGCTGAACGCGACCTTTGGACTCGCGGAACGCTACCGCAAGCCGATCGATATTCATCTGCACGAACCCGGCGAAGTTGGCGCATTCACGCTGAAACTGCTGCTCGATCGCGTCGAGGCGATGGGCATGCAGGGTCAGGTCGTCGTTAGCCACGCATTTTGCCTCGGCGCATTACCAGAACGTGAGCGCGACGCGCTGCTCGAGCGGATCGCACATCTGCGCGTGGCGCTGCTGACCAGCGCGCCGCCGTCTTGCCCTGTTCCGCCGCTTAAGCTTTGCAGGGACAAAGGCATCACGATCTTCGGCGGCAACGACGGCATTCGCGACACCTGGTCGCCGTATGGCGTCCCGGACATGCTCGAGCGCGCGATGCTGATCGGCATGCGCTACGACTTGCGGCGCGACGACGACCTCGCGATTGCATTCGACTGTGTGAGCGACGCTGCCGCTCGATGTTGCGGTTTCGCCGACTATGGCCTGCGGGTCGGCGCACGCGCGGACCTCGTGCTAGTGGATGCGGAATGCGTCGCGCATGCCGTGGCTGCCCGGCCGAAGCGCAAGCTGGTCATGGCGAACGGACGCATCGTCGCGCGCGACGGCGAGCTGGTCGACGCTGTATAA
- a CDS encoding DUF2891 domain-containing protein, whose amino-acid sequence MTLQLTPEFASRFANLALAHLTREYPNKLTHSLAGPQDVQGPRALHPIFYGSYDWHSCVHGYWLILHLLDRFPDLPEAARIVAVVDAHFTEANVAGELAYLDLPHNRGFERPYGWAWLLALSAQLHSLKLSEAARWSRTFAPLTEAFVGRFEEFLPKATYPLRVGTHFNMAFALALTLDFARQTSRESLEALLVNTAERWFLNDVACQAWEPAGDEFLSPSLMEAELMRRVLPPAQFVEWFRRFLPDLGAKKPATLFEPVTVTDRTDGKIAHLDGLNLSRAWCQRSLARALPAGDVRRTVLFDSAERHLQSALPHVAGDYMGEHWLGTFATLALEA is encoded by the coding sequence ATGACCCTTCAACTCACGCCCGAATTCGCGTCCAGATTCGCCAATCTCGCACTCGCTCACCTCACGCGCGAGTATCCAAACAAGCTGACCCATTCGCTTGCCGGCCCGCAAGACGTGCAAGGCCCGCGCGCATTGCATCCGATTTTTTACGGCAGCTACGACTGGCATTCGTGCGTGCATGGCTACTGGCTGATCCTGCATCTGCTCGACCGCTTTCCCGATCTGCCTGAAGCGGCGCGCATCGTCGCGGTGGTCGACGCGCATTTCACCGAAGCGAATGTGGCCGGCGAACTGGCGTATCTCGATCTGCCGCATAACCGCGGCTTCGAGCGCCCGTATGGGTGGGCGTGGCTGCTCGCGCTGAGCGCGCAACTCCATTCGCTGAAGCTATCGGAAGCCGCGCGCTGGTCCAGGACTTTTGCGCCGCTTACCGAGGCCTTTGTCGGGCGCTTCGAGGAATTTCTGCCGAAAGCGACCTACCCGTTGCGCGTCGGGACGCACTTCAACATGGCATTCGCGCTGGCGCTCACGCTCGATTTCGCGCGGCAAACGTCGCGTGAATCGCTTGAGGCGCTGCTGGTGAATACGGCGGAGCGCTGGTTTCTGAACGATGTCGCCTGTCAGGCATGGGAGCCCGCCGGCGACGAGTTCCTGTCGCCTTCGCTAATGGAGGCGGAGTTGATGCGGCGCGTGTTGCCGCCCGCACAGTTCGTCGAATGGTTCAGGCGTTTTCTGCCGGATCTCGGCGCGAAGAAGCCCGCCACGCTGTTCGAACCCGTCACCGTGACCGACCGCACCGACGGCAAGATTGCCCACCTGGATGGCCTGAATCTGAGCCGCGCATGGTGCCAGCGGTCGCTGGCGCGCGCGCTGCCCGCGGGCGACGTGCGCCGGACCGTATTGTTCGATTCGGCCGAGCGTCATCTGCAAAGCGCCCTGCCGCACGTGGCCGGCGACTATATGGGCGAACACTGGCTGGGCACGTTCGCCACGCTCGCTTTGGAAGCGTGA
- a CDS encoding PRC-barrel domain-containing protein produces the protein MTLSKLVVVVAVAAASFGAQAQVAGTQPLSVTVEQSNALLSGWSVKKSILGKAVYNDQNEKIGSIRDLVVAPDGSLSAAIVAAGGFLGVASHDVAVPVAALDIRSGNFYLAGATKDALRATPEFQYNKVQTPPKPKKLTGE, from the coding sequence ATGACGTTGAGCAAACTTGTTGTTGTGGTCGCCGTAGCTGCAGCCAGCTTTGGTGCGCAGGCGCAAGTTGCCGGTACGCAACCCTTGAGCGTCACGGTCGAGCAGTCGAATGCGCTGCTGAGCGGCTGGAGCGTGAAGAAGAGCATTCTCGGCAAGGCTGTGTACAACGACCAGAACGAAAAGATCGGTTCGATCCGCGATCTGGTGGTGGCTCCCGATGGCTCGCTGTCCGCCGCAATCGTCGCCGCCGGCGGATTTCTGGGCGTGGCGTCGCATGACGTAGCGGTACCTGTCGCTGCGCTGGATATTCGTTCTGGGAATTTCTATCTGGCTGGCGCGACCAAGGATGCCTTGAGGGCGACCCCCGAGTTTCAGTACAACAAGGTTCAGACGCCGCCGAAGCCTAAAAAGCTGACCGGCGAGTAA
- a CDS encoding DNA polymerase II: protein MTELEQGFILTRHWRDTPAGTEVEFWLATDGGPRHIRLRPQPSVAFIPAEHRERAATILRREAPLDLRPLELRDFQHRPVMGLYCLQYRQLTGFEKRLKQGGVDVYEADIFPPERYMMERFITAPVWFGGDTQHAGPLLNSELKPATNYRPPLKLVSLDIETSAHAELYSIALEGCGQRQVYMLGPPNGDASGVDFDLEYCETRAQLLEKLNTWLERHDPDAIIGWNLVQFDLRVLQQHAEQYRVPLRLGRGGAVMEWREHGHKQNHFFAGAAGRLIIDGIEALRSATWSFPSFSLEYVARSVLGEGKAIDNPYQRMDEIQRRFDEDKPALAQYNLKDCELVTRIFAKTELLPFLLERATVTGLPADRSGGSVAAFTHLYMPRMHRQGYVAPNLGDVAGAASPGGFVMDSRPGLYDSVLVLDYKSLYPSIIRTFLIDPVGLVEGMLNPGDDRSVPGFLGARFSRTRHCLPSIVGQVWQGREAAKREHNKPLSQALKIIMNAFYGVLGSTGCRFFDPRLASSITMRGHEIMHTTRELIEAQGYEVIYGDTDSTFVWLKHAHSEEEASRIGRALVEHINAWWRQNLQARFGLESALELQFERHYKRFFMPTIRGAEEGSKKRYAGLTVLQDGSEEIVYKGLETVRTDWTPLAQQFQQELYGRIFRQQPYQDYVRDYVRDTLEGKLDDQLVYRKRLRRSLGDYERNVPPHVRAARVADEFNRQQGRPLQYQNGGWISYVMTTAGPEPLETLRSAIDYEHYLTRQLQPVADAILPLLRDDFTTLMSGQKQLF, encoded by the coding sequence TTGACTGAGCTTGAACAGGGTTTCATTCTGACCCGACATTGGCGGGATACACCCGCCGGCACGGAAGTGGAGTTCTGGCTGGCAACCGACGGCGGGCCCCGTCACATCCGCCTGCGCCCTCAGCCTTCGGTGGCCTTCATTCCGGCCGAGCACCGGGAGCGCGCGGCAACGATCCTGCGCCGTGAGGCGCCGCTCGATCTGCGCCCGCTCGAACTCCGCGATTTCCAGCATCGGCCGGTGATGGGGCTTTACTGTCTGCAGTACCGGCAATTGACGGGCTTCGAGAAACGCCTGAAACAAGGCGGTGTCGATGTCTACGAGGCCGACATTTTCCCGCCCGAGCGCTACATGATGGAACGCTTCATCACGGCGCCGGTGTGGTTCGGTGGCGACACACAGCATGCCGGCCCGCTGCTGAACAGCGAATTGAAGCCGGCTACGAACTACCGGCCGCCCTTGAAGCTGGTGTCGCTCGATATCGAAACCAGCGCGCACGCCGAGCTCTATTCCATCGCGCTCGAAGGGTGCGGACAGCGTCAGGTCTATATGCTGGGACCGCCGAACGGCGACGCCAGCGGTGTCGACTTCGACCTCGAATACTGCGAAACCCGCGCCCAGTTGCTCGAAAAATTGAACACATGGCTGGAACGGCACGACCCCGACGCGATCATCGGCTGGAACCTGGTGCAGTTCGATTTGCGTGTGCTGCAGCAGCACGCCGAACAATATCGCGTGCCGCTGCGGCTCGGCCGCGGCGGCGCAGTGATGGAATGGCGCGAGCACGGCCATAAACAGAACCATTTCTTCGCGGGTGCGGCAGGAAGATTGATCATCGACGGTATCGAAGCGTTGCGCTCCGCAACGTGGAGTTTCCCTTCGTTCAGCCTCGAATATGTAGCGCGTTCCGTGCTGGGCGAAGGCAAGGCGATCGACAATCCCTATCAGCGCATGGATGAAATCCAGCGCCGCTTCGACGAAGACAAGCCCGCCCTTGCGCAGTACAACCTGAAAGACTGCGAGCTGGTCACGCGTATCTTTGCGAAGACCGAGTTGCTGCCGTTTCTGTTGGAGCGCGCGACGGTCACCGGCCTGCCCGCGGACCGCAGCGGCGGATCGGTCGCCGCGTTCACGCATCTGTACATGCCGCGGATGCATCGGCAAGGCTACGTCGCGCCGAATCTCGGCGACGTCGCCGGTGCCGCGAGCCCCGGTGGTTTCGTGATGGATTCACGGCCCGGCCTTTACGATTCCGTGCTGGTGCTCGACTACAAGAGCCTGTACCCGTCGATCATCCGTACATTTCTGATCGACCCGGTGGGGCTCGTGGAAGGCATGCTGAATCCCGGCGACGATCGATCGGTGCCGGGCTTTCTCGGCGCACGCTTCTCGCGCACCCGCCATTGTTTGCCGTCGATCGTCGGCCAGGTATGGCAAGGGCGCGAAGCCGCCAAACGTGAGCACAACAAACCGCTTTCGCAAGCGTTGAAGATCATCATGAACGCCTTTTACGGCGTGCTCGGATCCACCGGCTGCCGGTTCTTCGACCCGCGTCTCGCGTCGTCGATCACCATGCGTGGTCATGAAATCATGCATACCACGCGTGAGCTGATCGAGGCGCAAGGCTACGAGGTCATATACGGCGACACGGATTCGACTTTCGTGTGGCTGAAGCACGCCCATAGCGAAGAAGAAGCGAGCCGTATCGGCCGCGCGCTCGTCGAGCATATCAATGCGTGGTGGCGGCAAAATCTGCAAGCGCGTTTCGGCCTCGAGAGCGCGCTCGAGTTGCAATTCGAGCGGCACTACAAGCGCTTCTTCATGCCGACGATTCGCGGCGCCGAGGAAGGCAGCAAGAAACGCTATGCCGGGCTGACTGTTTTGCAGGACGGCAGCGAGGAGATCGTCTACAAAGGGCTCGAAACGGTGCGGACCGATTGGACGCCGCTCGCCCAGCAGTTCCAGCAGGAACTCTATGGGCGAATCTTCAGGCAACAGCCGTATCAGGACTATGTGCGCGACTATGTGCGCGATACCCTGGAAGGAAAACTGGACGATCAGCTCGTGTACCGCAAGCGGCTGCGCCGCTCGCTCGGCGACTACGAGCGCAACGTGCCGCCGCACGTGCGCGCGGCACGTGTGGCCGACGAGTTCAACCGGCAACAGGGGCGTCCGCTGCAATACCAGAACGGCGGCTGGATCAGCTATGTGATGACGACCGCCGGCCCCGAACCGCTCGAAACCTTGCGCTCGGCGATCGACTACGAACACTATCTGACACGGCAGTTGCAACCGGTCGCCGACGCGATCCTGCCGCTCTTGCGCGACGACTTTACGACCTTGATGTCCGGGCAGAAACAGTTGTTCTGA
- a CDS encoding MFS transporter — MSDTALPTSVPPSPPPMAALTMPPAHTRLLLMGLGLATGMEFYTFDSMNLVLADLTGTLGVSADEASWLLTVYSCALFLGVPVSVWMAGHYGYKRFLISTIVAFAIASIGCAISPDLNSMLIWRAIQGLAGAGLVVWWRASIYVLMPKPQRSPSLMKASTLLYLSSAAGLLVSGYITDHFNWRLIFLPNLLYAAAAIWLLARYFPTLPPPASDRVIRTDWLGIVLLATALISLQIILNRGEIDDWFGSFHIRLLAWTSGAALLLFVVWQASPANRTPLLWLGLLRDRYVLSSALIGVFTGMILSGSLFVLPEFLRNLSTHTHSATQTGQILCVYALTAAAIRPLMVGLIARLGQRKTIVIALVMLIASMVLFNRLLTTDTPGYYYVIPLILYACCLSPLLPAVGSGTVARIEQNKLLDGVSLYMTFRQFGASLGVALLTILIGHRETLHSSRLFEHLRHDNPVTQDWLASVSTTLVARGGYSPIESQRAAVRMLAEAGAHQAATLAYADAFAFMAAVGVIALCLVPIIPPTPVAKK, encoded by the coding sequence ATGAGTGACACGGCCCTGCCCACCTCGGTGCCGCCTTCGCCTCCGCCCATGGCGGCGCTCACCATGCCGCCGGCGCATACGCGCCTTCTGCTCATGGGCCTGGGTCTCGCGACCGGGATGGAGTTCTACACATTCGACAGCATGAACCTGGTGCTGGCCGATCTGACCGGCACGCTGGGCGTATCGGCGGACGAAGCGAGCTGGCTGCTGACCGTCTATAGCTGCGCGCTGTTTCTCGGCGTGCCGGTTTCGGTCTGGATGGCCGGGCACTATGGCTACAAGCGCTTCCTGATCTCGACCATTGTCGCGTTCGCGATCGCCTCCATAGGCTGTGCGATATCCCCCGATCTGAATTCGATGCTGATCTGGCGCGCCATCCAGGGGCTGGCCGGGGCCGGCCTGGTTGTATGGTGGCGCGCGAGCATCTACGTGCTGATGCCCAAACCGCAGCGCAGCCCTTCGTTGATGAAGGCTTCCACGCTGCTCTATCTGTCAAGCGCCGCGGGCCTCCTGGTCAGCGGCTATATCACGGACCATTTCAACTGGCGGCTGATCTTTCTGCCGAACCTGTTGTACGCGGCCGCCGCGATATGGCTGCTGGCCCGCTACTTTCCGACCCTTCCGCCCCCCGCCTCCGACCGCGTGATCCGGACCGACTGGCTCGGCATTGTCCTCCTCGCCACGGCGCTGATTTCGCTGCAGATCATCCTCAATCGCGGTGAAATCGACGACTGGTTCGGGTCCTTTCACATTCGCCTGCTGGCCTGGACGAGCGGCGCGGCCCTGCTGCTCTTCGTGGTCTGGCAGGCGAGTCCCGCGAATCGAACGCCGCTCCTCTGGCTCGGCCTGCTGCGCGACCGCTACGTGCTATCGTCAGCGCTGATCGGTGTCTTCACCGGCATGATCCTGTCAGGCAGCCTGTTCGTTCTGCCCGAGTTTCTGCGCAATCTTTCAACCCATACCCATAGCGCGACTCAGACCGGACAGATCCTATGCGTCTATGCGTTGACCGCGGCGGCCATCCGGCCGCTCATGGTCGGTCTTATCGCGCGACTCGGCCAACGCAAAACGATCGTGATCGCGCTCGTCATGCTGATTGCGTCGATGGTCCTGTTCAATCGCCTGCTGACGACGGACACCCCCGGCTACTACTACGTCATTCCGCTGATTCTTTACGCCTGCTGCCTGTCGCCCTTGCTGCCCGCCGTGGGCAGCGGCACGGTGGCGAGGATCGAGCAGAACAAGCTGCTCGACGGCGTCTCCCTTTACATGACTTTCAGGCAGTTCGGCGCGTCGCTCGGAGTCGCGCTGCTGACCATTCTCATCGGGCATCGCGAGACACTTCATTCATCGCGCCTGTTCGAACACCTGCGCCACGACAATCCGGTCACGCAAGACTGGCTCGCGTCGGTGAGCACGACGCTGGTCGCGCGCGGCGGTTATTCTCCAATCGAGAGCCAGCGCGCAGCAGTCAGGATGCTCGCCGAAGCAGGCGCGCACCAGGCCGCCACGCTCGCCTACGCGGACGCTTTCGCCTTCATGGCGGCGGTCGGCGTAATCGCACTGTGCCTCGTCCCCATCATTCCGCCGACCCCGGTAGCCAAAAAATAA
- a CDS encoding HlyD family secretion protein produces MSETPPVQKPATTPPSAIAPAPPPLPDNRRWLILGLLALIVLLAIAAYFLVPGLYETETDDAYVDAHLVSVIPKVPAYVQTLHVNDNSKVTAGDLLVELDPRDYVVQVDLARANVAATVGKLEEARNQVAVADANIGQQRAELDVARANAKLAVANLARLQSVSDVRAVSSERVDEGKAAADGTRASVTSAQVKVDALQAQATLARAQVKTAEASVAQAQALLAQATLNLSYTKIYATESGSVANKSVEQGNFVQPGQTLLSVVPDKLYVIANYKETQLTHVRPGQHVTIRVDAFPDLRLRGHVDSIQRGTGSHFALLPPENATGNFVKVVQRVPVKIELDNPGQALKLISPGMSVETEIFVRERPAWLGFGN; encoded by the coding sequence ATGAGCGAAACGCCACCGGTTCAAAAACCGGCCACCACGCCGCCCTCCGCCATTGCGCCTGCACCGCCCCCGCTGCCCGACAATCGACGCTGGCTGATCCTCGGCCTGCTTGCGCTGATCGTCCTGCTGGCGATCGCCGCGTATTTTCTGGTGCCAGGCCTGTACGAGACAGAGACCGACGACGCCTATGTCGACGCGCATCTGGTCTCGGTCATTCCGAAGGTCCCGGCTTATGTGCAAACTCTTCATGTCAACGACAACAGCAAGGTCACAGCCGGCGATCTCCTCGTCGAACTCGACCCGCGCGACTATGTCGTTCAGGTGGATCTGGCGCGCGCCAATGTCGCAGCGACCGTTGGCAAGCTGGAGGAGGCGCGCAATCAGGTCGCGGTGGCCGACGCCAATATCGGCCAGCAAAGGGCGGAACTTGACGTTGCCCGCGCCAATGCGAAACTGGCCGTCGCCAATCTGGCGCGGCTGCAATCCGTCTCCGATGTGCGCGCCGTGTCATCGGAGCGCGTCGATGAGGGCAAGGCGGCCGCCGACGGCACGCGGGCTTCCGTGACCTCGGCCCAGGTCAAGGTCGACGCATTGCAGGCGCAGGCGACGCTTGCCCGCGCCCAGGTGAAAACGGCGGAGGCTTCGGTCGCTCAGGCGCAAGCCCTGCTCGCGCAGGCGACGCTCAACCTCTCGTACACGAAGATCTACGCGACCGAGTCCGGCAGCGTCGCCAACAAGAGCGTCGAACAGGGCAACTTTGTGCAGCCCGGACAAACGCTATTGTCAGTGGTCCCGGACAAACTCTATGTGATCGCGAACTACAAGGAAACGCAATTGACCCATGTTAGGCCGGGCCAGCACGTCACGATCCGCGTCGACGCGTTTCCGGACTTGCGGCTGCGCGGCCACGTCGACAGCATCCAGCGCGGGACCGGCTCGCACTTCGCGCTTCTGCCGCCGGAAAACGCAACCGGCAATTTCGTGAAGGTGGTGCAGCGCGTGCCGGTGAAAATCGAACTCGACAACCCTGGGCAAGCGCTTAAATTGATCTCGCCGGGCATGTCTGTCGAAACGGAAATCTTCGTCAGGGAGCGCCCGGCATGGCTCGGCTTCGGGAACTAG